The nucleotide sequence GCAGACCAGCGGTACCGCGAGGGTCAGGCCGGCAACATCGAACAGCAAACATTCGAACGGCTGCTCCGCCCAGCTCGGACGCCCATCGGCGTTGAGCGCCAGAAGCGGTGCCGGCGCATGGCTGGCCTGCAACTCGGCGACCGGCGCCAGCACGATCGGTGCTGGCGGCTCTATTGGCGGGGTCTCGACCACTTCAATCACGCGCGGCGCAACCTCGACCACCGGCGCCACGCTGAGCAGACGCGCATCGCGCACCTGCTCCTCAAGCATCGCCGCCTCGAATTCCTCGTGGCTCACCGACTCGGCCAATTCGGCCGCCGCTTCTTGCAACAGCGCGTCCAGATAGGACTGCAAGGCCAGCTGTGGGCGCGTGGCGGTGGCGACGGGACGACTCATGACGGCAACCTGAAAAAATGTACGTGCCTAGCTATCGGCAGGATGGCGACGGGACTTGAGCACTCGTGCATCTCAAGCCACCTGAGTGGCCGGCAACTGCGCCAGCATGTGCTTGAGCAGCGCCTGATACGCGATGACGCCGCGGCTTTTGCTATCGAATTGCGAAGGCGTGACGCCCGCCCGACTGGCATCGCGCAGGCGCGTATCGACGGGAATGTAGGCCGGCCACAGGTGCTGCGGATAGGCATCGCGCAGTGCCCGCAGAGTACTCAAGGAGGCCTGGGTACGCCGGTCGAACAGGGTCGGCACAATGCTGTAGGGCAAGGCCTGTTTGCGCGAACGATTGATCATCGCCAAGGTGCTGACCATACGCTCCAGGCCTTTGACCGCAAGGAACTCGGTCTGCACCGGAATCGCCAGCTGCTGGCTGGCCGCCAAGGCGTTGACCATTAGCACACCGAGCAAGGGCGGACTGTCGATCAGGGCGAAATCAAACTTTTCCCACAGCTGGCTCAGGCTCTTGGAAACCACCAGGCCGAGGCCATTCTGGCCCGGCGATTGGCGCTCTAGGGTCGCCAGTGCAGTGCTCGAAGGCAACAAGGCAATGCGTTCGTGACTGGTCGGCAACAGCAGCTGTTGCGGCAAGCCTTGCGGCACACTGCCTTGATGGAGGAACAGATCAAAGCAGCTATGTTCCAGGGCATCCGGATCGTGACCAAAATAGCTGGTCATCGAGCCATGCGGATCGAGATCGACCACCACTACCCGCTTGCCGGCATCGGCGAGCAGGCCAGCCAGGGCAACGGTCGTCGTGGTTTTACCGACACCACCTTTTTGATTGGCTATTGCCCAGACTTTCATGTGTTTCTTCCTTCTGACCCGCATCGCCCGTCGAGAAAAACGGCAACCGGCTTCAATGGGCCGGCGACGGAGAATTGACGGCGCCCGCTGCGGGGCCCGCTGTTGAGGCCTGTGGTGCAGATTGCATGCCAGTACCCATCGCGCTGCCGGCTTTGGTGCTGCCCATGCCGCTGACGGAGCGGCGCACATCGAGATTGCGCGAGACCACCAGCACCACGCGGCGGTTGCGGGCGCGCCCCGCCTCGGTGGCGTTGTCGGCCACCGGCTGAAACTCGCCATAGCCAACCGCCGCCAGACGTCCGGCTTTCACGCCATCCATCTCCAGCATGCGCACCACACTCGCCGCCCGCGCCGAGGACAGTTCCCAGTTGGTCGGGTACTGCGCGGTCTTGATCGGCAGATTGTCGGTGAAGCCTTCGACATGCACCGGGTTCTCGTACGGCGCCAGGATCTTGGCAACCTTTTCGACGATAACGAATGCCTGGTTACGCGGGACCGCATCGCCACTGGGGAACAACAGGCTCGAACTTAGCTCCAGCTCGACCCACAGCTCATTGCCACGCACCAGGACCTGACCGCTTTCGATCAGCTCGCCAAACGTCTGGCGCATGCTCTTGGCGATGTCTTCCAGGGCCTCGGCGGACTCGTCGCGGCCATGCGCCACGTCCTGATCCTCCGGACGCTCGGGAGCGGTGGTCAGCGGGCGCTCTTCGCCGACCGGAATCGGCTTGATCGCCCGATCCGGCTGGTTGAATACGCCGACCAGGGTGTCGGAGAGAATTTTGTATTTGCCCTCGTTGAGCGAGGAGATCGAGTACATCACCACGAAGAAAGCGAACAGCAAGGTGATGAAGTCCGCGTAGGACACCAGCCAGCGTTCGTGATTTTCATGTTCTTCCTGATGACGCCTACGGGGCATGGGCGGACTCCATCAATCCATGAAACCTTGCAGTTTCAGTTCGATGGCGCGCGGGTTCTCGCCCTCGGCGATCGACAAGATGCCTTCCAGGAGCATTTCCCGGTACCGCGCCTGACGCTGCACCACGGCCTTGAGCTTGTTGCCGATCGGCAGCAGCAACAGGTTGGCGAAACCCACGCCGTAAATGGTCGCGACGAACGCCACGGCAATCCCACTGCCGAGCATGCTCGGGTCGGCGAGGTTGCCCATCACGTGAATCAAGCCCATCACTGCGCCGATGATGCCGATGGTTGGCGCGTAACCACCCATGCTTTCAAAGACCTTCGCGGCCTGTAGGTCGCGGCTTTCCTGGGTGTACAAATCGACTTCGAGAATGCTGCGGATCGCCTCCGGCTCGGAGCCGTCGACCAGCAACTGCAAGCCTTTGCGCGCAAACGGATCGGGCTCGGCATCGGCTACCGCCTCAAGGCCGAGCAAGCCTTCCTTGCGGGCGGTCAAACTCCAGCCCACGACCCGGTTGATGCCACCGATCAGATCGATCCGCGGGGGAAAGAGAATCCAGCTGACCGTGCTCATCGCACGTTTGAACACCCGCACCGGCGCCTGCAGAAAAGCCGCGCCCAGGGTGCCGCCGATCACGATCAACGCCGCTGGACCGTTGAGCAGCGCACTCGCATGGCCGCCCTCGAGGTAATTGCCACCGAGAATCGCGACCACCGCGAGAATGATGCCGATCAGGCTGAGGACATCCATCAGCTACACGCCTCGACCAGATGCCGGCCGATGTCATCGAGGGAGTACACGGCGTCGGCCAGATCGGCCTTCACCACCGCCATCGGCATGCCATAGATCACACAGCTGGCCTCATCCTGCGCCCAGACCTGGCTGCCACCTTGCTTGAGCATGCGCGCGCCTTCGCGGCCATCGGCGCCCATGCCGGTGAGGACCACCGCCAGGACTTTGTCGTTGAACGATTTGGCCGCCGAGCCGAAGGTGATATCGACGCTCGGCTTGTAATTGAGTCGCTCATCGCCGGGCAGGATGCGCACCGCACCGCGGCTGTCGACCATCATCTGTTTGCCGCCTGGAGCCAGCAGCGCCAGACCGGGGCGCAGCAGATCACCGTCCTCGGCTTCCTTGACGCGGATCTGGCAGAGCTTGTCGAGGCGTTCGGCGAAGGCCTTGGTGAAAGCCGCCGGCATGTGCTGGATCAGCAGCAGTGGCGCGGGAAAACTCGCCGGCAACTGGCTGAGCACGCGTTGCAAGGCGACCGGCCCGCCGGTTGATGTAC is from Pseudomonas sp. LS44 and encodes:
- a CDS encoding CheW domain-containing protein, whose amino-acid sequence is MSRPVATATRPQLALQSYLDALLQEAAAELAESVSHEEFEAAMLEEQVRDARLLSVAPVVEVAPRVIEVVETPPIEPPAPIVLAPVAELQASHAPAPLLALNADGRPSWAEQPFECLLFDVAGLTLAVPLVCLGSIYPLADQELTPLFGQPDWFLGILPCQAGNLKVLDTARWVMPDRYRADFREGLQYVISVQGYEWGLAVHQVSRSIRLDPAEIKWRGQRTQRPWLAGTVIEHMCALLDVASLAELIASGGAKRLADGQLH
- a CDS encoding ParA family protein, with translation MKVWAIANQKGGVGKTTTTVALAGLLADAGKRVVVVDLDPHGSMTSYFGHDPDALEHSCFDLFLHQGSVPQGLPQQLLLPTSHERIALLPSSTALATLERQSPGQNGLGLVVSKSLSQLWEKFDFALIDSPPLLGVLMVNALAASQQLAIPVQTEFLAVKGLERMVSTLAMINRSRKQALPYSIVPTLFDRRTQASLSTLRALRDAYPQHLWPAYIPVDTRLRDASRAGVTPSQFDSKSRGVIAYQALLKHMLAQLPATQVA
- the motD gene encoding flagellar motor protein MotD — encoded protein: MPRRRHQEEHENHERWLVSYADFITLLFAFFVVMYSISSLNEGKYKILSDTLVGVFNQPDRAIKPIPVGEERPLTTAPERPEDQDVAHGRDESAEALEDIAKSMRQTFGELIESGQVLVRGNELWVELELSSSLLFPSGDAVPRNQAFVIVEKVAKILAPYENPVHVEGFTDNLPIKTAQYPTNWELSSARAASVVRMLEMDGVKAGRLAAVGYGEFQPVADNATEAGRARNRRVVLVVSRNLDVRRSVSGMGSTKAGSAMGTGMQSAPQASTAGPAAGAVNSPSPAH
- a CDS encoding flagellar motor protein — translated: MDVLSLIGIILAVVAILGGNYLEGGHASALLNGPAALIVIGGTLGAAFLQAPVRVFKRAMSTVSWILFPPRIDLIGGINRVVGWSLTARKEGLLGLEAVADAEPDPFARKGLQLLVDGSEPEAIRSILEVDLYTQESRDLQAAKVFESMGGYAPTIGIIGAVMGLIHVMGNLADPSMLGSGIAVAFVATIYGVGFANLLLLPIGNKLKAVVQRQARYREMLLEGILSIAEGENPRAIELKLQGFMD